One window of Macrococcus sp. 19Msa1099 genomic DNA carries:
- a CDS encoding Txe/YoeB family addiction module toxin: MPKKKILFYSSGFEDYTYWQTKDKTVSKKINKLIKSIMIDGANVGIGKPEKLLGNYTGCYSRRITHEHRLVYKIEDDSICILQCRFHYKR, from the coding sequence ATGCCTAAGAAAAAGATACTATTTTATTCAAGTGGTTTTGAAGATTATACGTACTGGCAAACTAAAGATAAAACTGTATCAAAGAAAATAAATAAACTAATAAAGAGTATTATGATTGATGGTGCAAATGTAGGTATAGGTAAGCCAGAAAAATTATTAGGAAACTATACAGGTTGCTATAGCAGAAGGATCACTCATGAACATAGGCTCGTATATAAGATAGAAGATGATTCCATTTGTATTTTACAATGTCGTTTTCATTATAAAAGGTAG
- a CDS encoding type II toxin-antitoxin system Phd/YefM family antitoxin, whose product MKVTTYSNARSNFRKIIDIVNEDCEPYTITTNTHNAVILSEHDYNSMIETLYLQSTPANAERLQKAIDESIDKNNLLQVEIDLDA is encoded by the coding sequence ATGAAAGTCACAACTTATTCTAATGCAAGATCAAATTTTAGAAAAATAATAGATATTGTTAATGAAGACTGTGAACCTTACACAATCACAACAAATACGCATAATGCAGTGATATTATCTGAGCATGACTATAATAGTATGATTGAAACACTTTACTTACAAAGTACACCTGCGAATGCCGAAAGATTACAAAAAGCGATTGATGAATCAATTGATAAAAATAACTTACTTCAAGTTGAGATTGATTTAGATGCCTAA
- a CDS encoding MFS transporter has product MKGFTNNFKYLYFSQLFANTSDNIYIIALIAYLYELTHSIQLSALVPIFITSAYFVSGFIAPIVYSRFQKQYILVFNQTMKCALLIILIGTMYVELHYIYILGLAFMIAFLDGFTNPLSNTLIPYFELKDNILRANGKISTMNNMIQISAWALGSILLAFLHSDGLIMFCIILSIISVIFMMKINFNINTVESERIGSKNFKAVIKSNRTSYSQYLNWNTFIASFGHAVWIAAIMIAFVKEYLNAPSYWFGIINAAFFVGLLVGSKMIHLIERFKMVHFYYSGYMLLSLITFVFGINRWLILAVLLSWLYGIIEQLLSISLHTEIQKHLNHETLLDTYTLNQSIYSLGFCLSTFVMSLLAEHATLTFAFVIASLAYLLICLLTYRYKNIF; this is encoded by the coding sequence ATGAAAGGATTTACAAATAACTTTAAATACTTATACTTTAGTCAGTTATTCGCCAATACGAGCGATAATATTTATATTATTGCACTGATTGCTTATCTATATGAATTAACGCACTCTATTCAGTTAAGTGCATTAGTTCCTATTTTCATCACATCTGCTTATTTTGTAAGTGGGTTTATCGCACCAATTGTATATTCAAGATTTCAAAAGCAATATATTTTAGTGTTTAATCAAACGATGAAATGTGCCTTGCTGATCATATTGATCGGTACAATGTATGTTGAATTGCACTATATTTATATATTAGGGTTAGCATTTATGATTGCGTTCTTAGATGGTTTTACAAATCCATTAAGCAACACGTTAATCCCCTACTTTGAGTTAAAGGATAATATACTTAGAGCAAACGGAAAAATTAGCACTATGAATAATATGATACAAATTTCAGCTTGGGCATTAGGTAGTATATTGTTAGCATTCCTGCATAGTGATGGATTGATTATGTTTTGTATCATCTTGTCTATCATATCTGTGATATTTATGATGAAGATAAATTTTAATATTAATACTGTAGAGAGTGAGCGTATAGGTTCCAAAAATTTCAAAGCGGTTATAAAAAGCAATCGTACCAGCTACAGTCAATATTTAAATTGGAATACTTTTATCGCGTCATTTGGCCATGCTGTCTGGATTGCTGCAATAATGATTGCCTTTGTAAAAGAATATTTAAATGCCCCATCTTACTGGTTTGGTATTATCAACGCGGCATTTTTCGTAGGTTTACTTGTCGGATCAAAGATGATTCATTTGATTGAAAGATTTAAAATGGTGCACTTCTATTACAGTGGATATATGCTGCTTTCACTCATTACGTTTGTCTTCGGGATTAACAGGTGGTTAATATTAGCAGTTCTGCTATCATGGCTTTATGGCATTATAGAGCAACTATTATCTATATCACTACACACAGAAATACAAAAGCATTTAAATCATGAAACACTGCTTGATACTTATACACTGAATCAGAGTATATATAGTTTAGGATTTTGCTTATCAACATTTGTGATGTCGTTACTAGCAGAACACGCTACCTTAACATTCGCATTTGTTATAGCATCGCTTGCTTACTTATTGATTTGTTTACTCACATATCGATATAAAAATATATTCTAA
- a CDS encoding isochorismatase family cysteine hydrolase has translation MEALLVIDFHTHFLEKGDFSVVKKNAIHLVEVFKENKLPVIAVEHINHETNKPFPLEPVIHKNADKIYSENKPSAFKDTDLQQYLISLGVTELIIIGFNMEYCILFNAIIANELGFKVTVIEDACATVNNSETYEMPGLDINDFVSTVLHWSDEVEVLMIDEYV, from the coding sequence TTGGAAGCTTTATTAGTTATTGATTTTCATACACACTTTTTAGAAAAGGGTGATTTTTCAGTAGTTAAGAAGAATGCTATTCATCTAGTAGAAGTATTTAAAGAAAACAAATTACCTGTCATTGCAGTGGAACATATTAATCACGAAACAAATAAGCCATTTCCTTTAGAGCCAGTTATTCATAAAAATGCCGATAAGATTTATTCTGAAAATAAACCCAGTGCTTTTAAAGATACGGATTTGCAACAATATTTAATTTCACTTGGTGTTACTGAACTGATCATTATCGGTTTTAATATGGAATATTGTATTTTATTTAATGCGATTATTGCTAATGAACTTGGCTTTAAAGTTACAGTAATCGAAGATGCTTGTGCTACAGTTAATAATTCAGAAACATATGAAATGCCTGGGTTAGATATTAATGACTTTGTATCTACAGTTTTGCATTGGTCTGATGAAGTAGAAGTTCTGATGATAGACGAGTATGTGTGA
- a CDS encoding Y-family DNA polymerase codes for MYDYSLCERRDVLCIDQKSFFASVSCIMKGLDPMTTKLAVVADTKRQGSVVLAATSPLKAIGIRTGSRLFEIPHHPDIYIINPSMKEYLKVASQISEIALKYVAPEDYHQYSIDEFFMDVTNSYQLFADSSYDLALKIKDEIYEKTQIRCAVGIGPNVLLSKIALDMEAKKADRGVVQWRYEDVPEKMWSIEPLSTFWGINRRTEKKLNQKGIFTIGQLANYPLHYLKRDFGVIGVDLHLHANGIDSSIIREKHQIYKPSVNKSQILMRDYHFHELRAVVIEHIEEVTFRLRADNRVARTISFTIGYSDEGSVSKSYTLSEGTNLTSDVFRIVWGFMQQMCDSNRKYRTVNIALTNLMKEEDRQLSLFVDEFERAKEERLERTIDELRTRFGKNSVLRAISYTEQGTARKRNGLIAGHKA; via the coding sequence ATGTATGATTACAGTTTATGCGAGAGAAGAGATGTACTCTGTATTGACCAGAAGAGTTTCTTTGCCAGTGTTTCCTGCATCATGAAAGGGCTTGATCCCATGACGACAAAGCTTGCTGTTGTAGCAGATACAAAACGCCAGGGTTCTGTCGTTCTTGCTGCTACATCGCCACTTAAAGCTATTGGTATTAGAACAGGATCACGTCTATTCGAAATCCCACATCATCCGGATATTTATATTATCAATCCCTCAATGAAGGAATATCTAAAGGTCGCAAGTCAAATTTCAGAAATTGCTCTGAAATATGTCGCACCAGAAGATTATCATCAATATAGTATTGATGAATTTTTTATGGATGTGACAAACAGCTACCAACTGTTTGCAGATTCGAGTTATGATTTGGCATTAAAGATAAAGGATGAAATCTATGAGAAAACTCAAATTCGCTGTGCTGTAGGTATAGGTCCAAATGTGTTGTTAAGTAAGATTGCGCTAGACATGGAAGCTAAGAAAGCAGATCGTGGTGTTGTACAGTGGCGTTATGAAGATGTACCTGAGAAGATGTGGTCGATAGAACCATTAAGTACTTTCTGGGGGATTAATCGACGTACAGAGAAGAAGCTGAATCAGAAGGGGATTTTCACCATTGGACAACTTGCAAATTATCCTCTTCACTATTTAAAGCGTGATTTCGGTGTGATTGGTGTTGATCTTCATCTGCATGCAAATGGTATTGATTCCAGCATTATAAGAGAGAAACACCAGATCTACAAACCTTCTGTGAATAAGAGTCAGATTCTAATGCGTGATTATCATTTTCACGAGCTCCGTGCAGTCGTGATTGAACATATCGAAGAGGTTACATTTCGATTACGTGCGGATAATCGTGTCGCCAGAACAATCAGCTTTACAATCGGTTATAGTGATGAAGGAAGCGTCAGTAAGAGCTATACGTTATCAGAAGGTACAAATCTTACTTCAGATGTATTTAGAATCGTATGGGGGTTTATGCAGCAGATGTGTGATTCGAATAGAAAGTATCGTACTGTAAATATCGCTCTGACAAACTTGATGAAGGAAGAAGATAGGCAGCTTTCACTATTTGTAGATGAGTTTGAACGTGCGAAAGAAGAACGTCTAGAAAGAACAATTGATGAACTGCGTACCCGCTTCGGGAAGAATAGCGTACTTCGTGCAATCTCCTACACTGAACAAGGCACCGCGCGTAAACGTAATGGATTGATCGCTGGTCATAAGGCGTAG
- a CDS encoding helix-turn-helix domain-containing protein has protein sequence MEKINLVVSQNLMHIRKEQQLSLEKLASISGVSRAMLNQIEKGQSNPTISTLWKISNGLKVPLSKLLHESENTVHVIKKNDIQTIYSEDGLIQITPYYDSEEQIEILKMTLQPHSEIISSDQAAHSEEYIIVNEGLFTIIVDGASYSLEKDDSIRFSGGLDHTYRNTSEKPAEITLVIKYHFS, from the coding sequence ATGGAAAAAATTAATTTAGTCGTGTCACAAAACCTGATGCATATAAGAAAAGAACAGCAATTAAGTCTCGAAAAGCTTGCTTCAATTTCTGGTGTAAGTCGTGCGATGCTTAATCAAATAGAAAAAGGACAATCGAATCCGACAATTTCTACCCTCTGGAAAATATCCAACGGCTTAAAAGTCCCATTATCTAAACTTTTACATGAATCTGAAAATACGGTGCATGTGATCAAAAAGAATGATATTCAAACAATCTATTCTGAAGACGGTCTTATTCAGATAACACCGTATTATGATAGTGAAGAACAGATTGAAATATTGAAGATGACATTACAGCCGCATTCTGAAATTATTTCAAGTGATCAGGCTGCGCATTCTGAAGAATATATCATCGTTAATGAAGGGCTATTTACGATAATCGTGGATGGGGCTTCATATTCACTTGAAAAAGATGATTCAATCCGTTTTTCAGGAGGCTTAGATCATACATATCGGAATACATCAGAAAAGCCGGCAGAGATTACATTGGTGATTAAATATCATTTTTCTTAA
- a CDS encoding MFS transporter, whose protein sequence is MYTKRFRGLKLLLLVAVLLLSANLRAPLTSVGVLLPAINDDLQLSAFATSIIAILPLLAFSFASLFAAPVSTKIGLNRTIVYALIVITVGIILRSLGSSTLLFTGILLIGIGIAFGNVLAPVFIKASFPLQVGLVTALYTVSMNIFGALSSAVSAPIAKATNYNISLAMIGIVTIITLIFWIIVLQKDKEVEAPQPVAVTSSIWRSPLAWQITLFMGGQSVIFYSLINFLPIILKEQHIPVEVTGGYLTVLQIAIIIFTFIIPMIAANMAHQVYLGCINGLLFIAGIAGMIYGDVKYMLVYILFIGVALGISFGLVNLFFSLKTEYTHTAKQLSGMAQAIGYLFAALSVLIFGVIHDYTHNWNHSLYFLLADALLMLIVGMLAGRKHTIEGHTIK, encoded by the coding sequence TTGTACACAAAAAGGTTTAGAGGGTTGAAGCTTTTATTACTGGTTGCTGTGTTATTGTTATCAGCAAACTTACGCGCACCACTCACATCGGTTGGCGTATTATTACCTGCAATCAATGATGACTTACAGCTGTCAGCATTTGCTACAAGTATTATCGCGATACTGCCATTGCTGGCATTCTCATTTGCTTCATTATTTGCTGCACCTGTTAGTACCAAGATAGGATTAAATCGAACGATCGTCTATGCTTTGATTGTCATTACAGTTGGTATTATACTCCGATCATTAGGCAGTAGCACGTTATTATTTACAGGAATCCTGTTAATCGGTATAGGGATTGCATTCGGTAATGTACTAGCTCCAGTATTTATAAAAGCATCATTCCCTTTACAGGTTGGTTTAGTGACAGCGTTATATACAGTTAGTATGAATATATTTGGTGCATTATCATCAGCAGTATCCGCACCAATTGCAAAGGCTACAAACTATAATATTTCATTAGCAATGATTGGTATTGTTACAATCATCACACTAATCTTCTGGATAATCGTATTACAGAAAGATAAAGAAGTAGAAGCACCACAGCCTGTAGCCGTGACATCGAGTATTTGGCGATCACCACTGGCATGGCAGATAACACTATTCATGGGTGGACAGTCGGTCATTTTCTATAGCTTGATCAATTTTCTTCCGATAATACTAAAGGAACAACATATACCCGTAGAAGTAACAGGAGGTTATTTAACAGTATTACAAATAGCAATTATTATCTTTACATTTATTATTCCAATGATTGCAGCTAACATGGCACACCAGGTTTATTTAGGGTGTATAAATGGGTTGTTATTTATTGCGGGAATAGCTGGGATGATTTATGGCGATGTTAAATATATGCTTGTTTATATCCTCTTCATAGGAGTAGCACTTGGAATATCATTTGGACTTGTAAATTTATTCTTCTCCCTGAAAACAGAATATACACATACAGCGAAACAGTTATCAGGAATGGCACAGGCAATCGGCTATTTATTTGCAGCACTTAGCGTACTTATCTTCGGCGTAATTCATGATTATACACATAACTGGAATCATTCATTATATTTCCTATTGGCAGATGCTTTATTGATGCTCATAGTTGGAATGCTTGCAGGACGTAAACATACGATAGAAGGACATACAATTAAATAG
- a CDS encoding ABC transporter substrate-binding protein, with product MERLLLSFYNLKITAFHQSSVSEQLKVSQKHLSRSLKRWQDSGYLTFKSARGRGNKSTVQWFVDIDTLYFNKVNAMLTRHQLSDAIQYLTWDWSIHHKQMLITKANQLLGVSTADADKLVVKKRYAPLYSHPLEVVDINSSNILSNIYDTLIAYDRHSNQYHYKIAQHIDFYDDYAVIYLRKNVYFHDGTQVTAEDIKRCLSHAIAYQETKVLLNPIVSIEVINKLTVKVYYHDFSYFKDVLCKLNLAIYKQDKQQIIGTGPFYIAMNNEFQTTLKSFDQYYGYQSYIDKVELIYIPKLKESNFTLSDSDTFQHIEVTDGFYYVLSLAQNKLSDIQKATVHYLFQQSVHQVTDIHTSKGTPYILKDQPLSLKSLNKLEDHFSITMVYPSYIEKKMLQYKRYLKQYNIETVLKPIDIMTSFKSEITIEGDIYIHGMFFSEAESFEYFTMLYQNKTMHHHLSQQYPLLRDYYNRYITTDAREWHVLNHAINQSLFESHTLYPIFNITQDVKVPISIHNAKVTTAGFYNFSELVIKR from the coding sequence ATGGAGCGATTATTACTGTCATTCTATAATTTAAAGATTACAGCATTTCATCAATCGTCTGTCAGTGAACAGTTAAAGGTGAGTCAGAAGCATTTATCCAGAAGTTTAAAAAGATGGCAGGATAGTGGTTATCTAACTTTTAAGAGTGCACGTGGTCGCGGGAATAAATCAACGGTTCAATGGTTCGTGGATATCGATACATTATATTTCAATAAGGTGAATGCAATGCTAACGCGACATCAATTGTCAGATGCTATTCAATATTTAACGTGGGACTGGTCTATTCATCATAAACAGATGCTGATTACGAAAGCGAATCAATTACTTGGGGTATCTACAGCTGATGCAGATAAATTAGTCGTTAAGAAGCGCTACGCCCCACTCTATTCTCATCCTTTAGAAGTGGTTGATATCAATAGCTCAAATATATTAAGTAATATTTATGACACGTTAATCGCATATGATAGACATTCGAATCAATATCATTATAAGATAGCACAGCATATCGATTTCTATGATGATTATGCAGTGATATATTTACGGAAGAATGTTTACTTTCATGATGGTACTCAAGTAACTGCTGAAGATATTAAACGATGTCTGAGTCATGCGATAGCGTATCAGGAGACGAAAGTGCTATTAAATCCAATTGTGTCAATTGAAGTGATTAATAAACTTACAGTTAAAGTATATTATCACGATTTTTCATATTTCAAAGACGTATTATGTAAGTTAAATCTTGCAATCTATAAGCAGGATAAGCAGCAAATTATCGGTACTGGACCATTTTATATCGCAATGAATAATGAATTTCAGACGACTTTAAAATCATTTGATCAGTATTATGGCTATCAATCATATATTGATAAAGTGGAATTGATCTATATACCGAAGCTTAAAGAAAGTAACTTTACGTTAAGTGATAGTGATACGTTCCAGCATATCGAAGTAACGGATGGTTTTTATTATGTCCTGTCACTCGCACAAAATAAGCTATCAGATATACAGAAAGCAACTGTGCATTACTTATTTCAGCAGTCCGTTCATCAAGTTACAGATATACACACAAGTAAAGGAACCCCTTATATTCTGAAAGATCAGCCACTTTCGCTTAAATCACTAAATAAATTAGAAGATCATTTCTCTATAACAATGGTCTATCCGAGCTATATCGAAAAAAAGATGCTCCAGTATAAAAGGTATTTAAAGCAATACAATATAGAAACGGTATTAAAACCTATCGATATTATGACTTCCTTTAAAAGTGAAATAACAATTGAGGGGGATATCTATATCCACGGTATGTTCTTTAGTGAAGCGGAATCCTTTGAATACTTTACGATGCTCTATCAAAATAAAACGATGCATCACCATTTATCACAACAATATCCTCTTTTAAGGGATTATTATAATAGATATATCACAACAGATGCCCGCGAGTGGCACGTACTGAATCATGCGATTAATCAGTCGTTATTTGAATCACATACACTCTACCCTATCTTCAACATTACTCAAGATGTTAAAGTACCAATCAGCATTCATAACGCCAAAGTGACTACTGCTGGATTCTATAACTTTTCAGAACTTGTGATTAAACGATAA
- a CDS encoding MFS transporter — MFLASIVFVQFISNIWGGYLVDQFPRKKMLIFGSFTEALSLIFMWLTVVNSWIYLFMTTFILFTIFSAFRRPSMSALVQDSATDENKKLLYRMDYWLINLSLAIGALLGGLFYSEHKSWLFFASAMMALILSFLYMKYIEETNSFIRKKEHNNVFVDLFIAYQTVVKDKRFVLMVIGTMFIATVELMTSTYVAVRLHKNFETIYLFNFEITGVRMFTIINLVNTITVVSFSLLIGKWLDKFKVSRILGFGLLMYAIGYAVLTSANMWWLIIIAILIATFGEMIFAPIKSAEMLTLIPKEKRGTYNTFSSFTFSGAQLLSNGSLILGTYLNPYAMSVVVFVIVTIGAMLMMNSLFKMKKINIT, encoded by the coding sequence TTGTTTTTAGCATCAATCGTCTTTGTCCAGTTTATCAGTAATATTTGGGGAGGTTACTTAGTCGACCAATTTCCGAGAAAGAAGATGCTGATATTTGGTTCATTCACAGAAGCATTATCGCTAATATTTATGTGGCTAACCGTTGTCAACTCATGGATTTATCTATTTATGACGACATTTATACTCTTTACCATATTTAGTGCATTTCGCAGACCTTCTATGAGTGCACTTGTACAGGATTCAGCAACAGATGAAAATAAGAAATTATTATATCGTATGGATTACTGGCTAATAAATTTATCACTGGCAATCGGAGCACTCCTGGGTGGGCTATTCTATAGCGAACATAAAAGCTGGCTATTCTTTGCTTCAGCGATGATGGCACTTATATTAAGTTTTTTATATATGAAATATATTGAAGAAACAAACAGCTTTATCCGTAAAAAAGAACATAATAATGTCTTTGTAGACCTGTTCATTGCCTATCAGACTGTCGTTAAAGATAAACGATTCGTATTGATGGTAATCGGTACGATGTTCATTGCAACTGTGGAGCTCATGACAAGTACTTACGTTGCTGTAAGGCTTCATAAGAACTTTGAAACGATTTACTTATTCAACTTTGAAATTACCGGTGTTCGAATGTTTACAATCATTAACCTCGTTAATACAATTACCGTTGTTTCATTCTCTTTACTAATTGGTAAATGGTTAGATAAATTTAAAGTAAGTAGAATCCTAGGATTTGGGCTATTGATGTACGCAATAGGATATGCTGTGCTCACTTCAGCAAATATGTGGTGGCTGATTATCATAGCCATACTTATTGCTACATTTGGTGAAATGATTTTTGCGCCGATTAAAAGTGCTGAAATGCTGACACTAATACCAAAAGAAAAACGAGGTACCTATAATACATTCAGTTCATTCACGTTTAGTGGCGCACAGCTATTATCTAATGGGTCTTTAATCCTCGGAACATATTTAAATCCATATGCGATGAGTGTAGTTGTGTTTGTGATTGTTACAATAGGGGCAATGCTCATGATGAATAGCTTGTTTAAAATGAAAAAAATTAATATTACATAG
- a CDS encoding M42 family metallopeptidase produces the protein MYPDVNSTMQEIERLVNIPGPSGFAFKAIAYVTETLEAVGYNVQQTNKGGVLVTVPGKDDTRHKYLTAHVDTLGAMVKEILPSGRLRLSMVGGFRWNAVEGEYCEIHANDKVYTGTICLHETSVHVYRNAGDIKRDEDHMEVRIDEIVKSQEDTEQLGISVGDFITFNPRCEITESGFIKSRHLDDKASAAMLIQLLRHLKAENIELPHTTHFYFSNNEEIGYGGNSNVPEQVVEYIAVDMGALGDGQASDEYTVSICAKDSSGPYHYQLKQHLVNLCKYNNIDYKVDIYPYYGSDASAAMSAGHDVKHGLFGAGIESSHAMERTHKDSLLNTEKLIYHYVMSPVL, from the coding sequence ATGTATCCAGATGTTAATAGCACGATGCAAGAGATTGAGCGTTTAGTAAATATTCCAGGTCCGTCAGGTTTTGCGTTTAAAGCAATTGCCTATGTGACTGAAACGTTAGAAGCGGTTGGTTACAATGTACAGCAGACTAATAAAGGTGGGGTATTAGTTACTGTACCTGGAAAAGATGATACACGTCATAAATATTTAACAGCGCATGTTGATACGTTAGGTGCGATGGTTAAAGAGATTCTACCGAGCGGCCGCTTACGTTTATCAATGGTGGGTGGTTTCAGGTGGAATGCTGTTGAAGGGGAGTACTGTGAAATCCATGCGAATGATAAAGTGTATACAGGAACGATCTGTCTCCATGAGACAAGTGTCCATGTTTATCGTAACGCAGGTGATATCAAACGTGATGAGGATCATATGGAAGTGCGTATTGATGAAATCGTGAAGTCTCAGGAAGATACTGAACAGTTAGGTATCAGTGTCGGAGATTTTATTACGTTTAATCCAAGATGCGAGATTACTGAATCCGGATTTATAAAATCGCGTCATCTAGACGATAAGGCAAGCGCTGCGATGCTGATTCAGTTGTTACGTCATTTAAAAGCTGAAAATATTGAACTGCCGCATACGACACATTTCTATTTCTCAAATAATGAAGAGATCGGTTATGGTGGTAACTCTAATGTTCCGGAACAAGTTGTAGAATATATCGCTGTTGATATGGGGGCGTTAGGTGATGGGCAGGCATCTGATGAATATACGGTATCCATCTGTGCAAAAGATAGCTCAGGCCCATATCACTATCAATTGAAACAACATTTAGTAAATCTTTGCAAATACAATAATATTGATTACAAAGTAGATATTTATCCATATTACGGTAGTGATGCAAGTGCTGCAATGAGTGCTGGTCACGATGTTAAACATGGTCTATTTGGAGCGGGTATTGAATCTAGCCATGCGATGGAACGTACACACAAAGATTCGCTACTGAACACAGAAAAACTTATCTATCATTATGTTATGAGTCCTGTACTTTAA
- a CDS encoding type 1 glutamine amidotransferase domain-containing protein, which translates to MAKKVLMVLTNHDTLNDGTPTGLWLGEAAEPYKVFQRNNIEVDFASIQGGAVPLDPNSTQNDETKKFQDVVQKLGKTLKLRDIVFENYDGIFIPGGHGTMYDLPGDPDLQNILAFYKDDNRVIGSVCHGPSAFIGAKLKDGSSLIDGVKLTGFTNEEEQQMNLDNNVPFALQTELETNGAGFVKGKAFESNVVTDGKFVTGQNPQSSTDVAEAFVKAL; encoded by the coding sequence ATGGCGAAGAAAGTTCTAATGGTTTTAACGAATCACGACACTTTGAACGATGGCACACCAACAGGTCTTTGGCTCGGTGAGGCTGCAGAGCCTTACAAAGTATTCCAACGCAATAATATTGAAGTAGATTTCGCTTCGATTCAAGGTGGTGCTGTACCACTTGATCCCAATTCTACTCAGAACGACGAAACGAAGAAATTCCAGGACGTCGTACAAAAACTAGGGAAAACATTGAAATTAAGAGATATCGTATTTGAAAACTATGACGGCATATTCATACCAGGAGGCCATGGTACAATGTACGATCTACCAGGAGATCCTGATTTACAGAATATATTGGCGTTCTATAAAGATGATAATCGCGTTATCGGTTCAGTTTGTCATGGTCCAAGCGCATTTATAGGGGCTAAACTAAAAGATGGCAGTTCATTGATCGATGGCGTCAAACTAACTGGATTCACAAATGAAGAGGAACAACAGATGAACTTGGACAACAACGTTCCGTTCGCTTTACAAACTGAACTCGAAACAAACGGCGCAGGTTTTGTGAAAGGTAAGGCATTTGAATCAAATGTCGTAACGGATGGTAAGTTTGTAACTGGACAGAACCCTCAGTCCAGTACAGATGTTGCAGAAGCATTTGTAAAAGCACTATAA